Part of the Alicyclobacillus vulcanalis genome is shown below.
CGTGGCGCACCGGAGAGCGCGCGCACCCAGGCGGCGAGGGCTTCCTTCTCGCCGCGGTACATGAGGCTGTACGTGCCCCCCGATGGCGTGCGCAAGTCGACGTCGACGAGGCGCCGCCGCACCTCTCGGTCCACCAGCTGTATCAGCAGGGCATCGACCGAGGCCGCGTTCGGATACACGTCCGCCAAGGGCCCGCGGGTCGCCGACGACACGAGCCGATAACGCAAGGTGAGGAGCTCGTCGCACGTCCACGCAGGCACCCAGCGGGCCACAAAGCTGGTCTCGCCCGACGCAAACCCCGCTCCGCGCCCCTGCGCCACCCGGCGGATCCACAGCGCAAGTTCGTCAGCGTTCACCTGCTCCAAGTGGGCCACCGCCACCACGTCTCCCTTGTCGGCGATGACCCGCGCGAGACTCAGCGCACGCGCCTGCCATTGGCGCAACCTATCTGCCACACTCGCTTCGCCAGGGCTCCTGTCGATGCGTTCCGGCGCGATCCGGTCCATCCACGCGCCCCCGTTCCTGAAATGTCCTGTCTCTCGATCATAACACCTCTTCCCGGCCGTCGAAAGCAAGGATTGAACACATGAGCCGCGATCGCGGCGCGTAAGATGAAGCAAAGCCTCGTCCATCGCAGGAGGCGATTCCGCCTTGTGGAACAGCATCGCTGAAAACTGCGTGCTCGACTTTCTCGTCTCCATGGGCCTCGTCATCGGCGGAGCGCTGTTCGGCGGCCTCGCGGCCCTCTTGACCCATCACGATCCGCAGGTCGCCATGCAAACGCTCGCCTCCGATCTGAAGGTGTGGGCCATCGTGGCCGCACTGGGTGGTTCGATGGACGTCCTCCGCGTGATCGATCGCGGCGTCTTCGGACTGCACCTGGGCCCGATGGTTCGCCAGTTGATTTACCTGTTTGCCGCGTTCGTGGGATGCCACGTAGGCTACATCGTGATTCAATGGCTGACGGAAGGGCGGAGCTCCTCATGAGACGGGCGCCCCTTGCCGCGGTGGCCTCGCTGTCCTTTCTCGCCGGCCTGCTCGCGGCCACCGTCTACAGTTCGCGCGACCTGCATCAGATGCACATGGAGGTGGAGAGCCTCCGCCAGGCCATCGACCAGCTCGAGACCGAGAACCAATTTCTTCTCGCTCAAGACGCCGATCCCGGCAAACGCGCGCTCCGGCGGATTGTCGTGGAGTGCCCGCCGAACACGCCGCCTGAGATCCAGACGGCCGTTCGCAGACAGGCGGTGTCCAGCCTATCGTTTCTTTTGGGCAAGCCCATGCAACTGTTGTACGACCACCCCTCCATGCCTTCGGCCGTTCTCAACGTCCAGTCCATCCCCGTCGGCGCTCGGCGCTACCGACTTCACGTCACAGCCGCTATAATGACAGGGGACACGCTGCACCTCTTCGTACGAGCCGATCCGCAAAGCGATCCGTGAAAGAGTGAGGAGATCATGTTATACAGCGAAATGTCGAAGGAACAACTGCGGCAGGAGATGGCCGAGTTGCAGCGGAAAGGCCGCGAGGCGTATGACCAGGAAAACTGGAGCGAGTACGAAATCTACATGACCCGCTGGTATCTTGCGAAGAGTTACGAGATCAAGGACGAGGCGCACATCGAGATTGGCCGCACCTACCGCATCGCCGAGGAGTACGACCGGCTGACCGTCACGGCGCTCGAAGGCGTCATGGCGTGGGGCATTCGGCAAATGACCGGGGAAACCGCTGCCGTGCCCATCGCTCAGCTGGAAGACGAGGCGTGAGCTCGCTCACGCCCCTGTTCACACCTCTTCACACCCTGGCTGACAGCATCACACCGGCAGAATTACGTCGTGCAAATCCTTCGGCGCCCCATTCAGGACAAGGGCTCCTTCCTCCGTCGCGACGACCAGGTCCTCAATACGCACTCCGAACTTCCCCGGCAGATAGATGCCCGGTTCAATGCTGAAGACCATGCCGGGTTCCACTTCCCTATCGTTGGCCGCGTCGACGTAGGGAGGTTCATGGATGTCAAGCCCGACGCCATGACCCGTGCGATGCGTAAAGTACGCGCCAAACCCTGCCTCTTCAATCACGCGCCGGGCAGCGCGGTCAATCTCACAAAACTTCACGCCCGGCCTCACGGCCGCGATGGCAGACCGATTGGCCTGTAGCACGGCATGGTACACCGCGACAAACTCCTCGCTCGGCGTGCCGAGGAAGAAGGTCCGCGTGATATCGCTCACATATCCCTCACAGAATCCACCCGTGTCCACGATCACGGCGTCACCCGCAGCCAAGGTCCGAGCCCCAGGCTCGTGATGCGGCTCTGCACCGCCTTCGCCAGCCGCCACAATAGGCGGAAATGACATGCCTGGGCTCCCCACCTCACGCCAGATCCGGCTGAGCTCTTCCGCGAGTTCGAGCTCGGATACGCCCGGCCGAATGTGGGCGCGAATGCGATGGACCACCTCGTCCGCACGGCGCGATGCTTCGCGGAGCCGCTCGATCTCCTGTGGATCCTTGCGCAGCCTGAGCGCCACCACGGCCGCGTCGGCGAGATCGAACGAGACGTCCTGAACGAGGTTCATCAGGGGGAGGAGGTGAAAAGCGGGGAGCCCGCCGTCGACGCCCCACGTCCCCCCTTGGCCCAGTTTCCGCGCGAGAAGCGCATGCGCTTGTTCCCCATCTCGCCACAGCCCATACGGAATGCCCATCCGCTCGAGCCAAGCCGCGAACATTTCGTGTGCAAGTGCAAACGGCTTCCCTGCCCCATCGACGACGAGGCACGCGAGCCGCTCGCCCGCTTCCAACCGAACACCGGTGAAGTACGACCAATTGGCCGGATGGGAGAGGACGGCGCCTTTCCACCCTTGCCGCTTGCACGCCTCTGCCAGCTTGACCCGGCGCTGCTCGTACACGTCCATGTGAACCCTCCTATCGTCCATGCAACGCCTTCATTGTAACGCATCCTGAGCGACCCGGGGCTCGGGCCATGAAGAGACTCATTGGGGCTTCATGGCCCGGGTCTCTGTTTCATGCCACGCGCACAGAAAAACCCGGCCAATCGGCGGATTGGCCGGGTTTTTGCCGAAAACGTCATCGAAGGCTCAGAGCACTGCAGCGTTGATCTCCTCGTCAACCACCTGATCGTCGTCAAACACGGCCTTCGGCAGCGCCGAATTCACGCCCCAGTAGTAGAGCGCAAGCGACACCACGACGACGACGATTTGATCCCACGGAGCCGGGATGGCCTTGATGCCCCCGAACGTACCGAGGTACGACAGGATGATCATCACGGCGAAGTAGACCGCGAGCCACCAGCTCGACCGGAGCTGATCGCCAAAGCTCACGACGTCCTTCGGGACGAATTTTTGGAAAACAATATACAGGACAAACATGACCAACATCGAACCGAGCAACCACGAGTCCGTGCTCCAGCCGGTCCAATAGACGATGAGGGACGCGATGATGAACGAGAGCGGCCCGATGACAGCCATGCCCTTCAGCTTGAACGGACGGTCCAAATCGGGTGCAGTCCTGCGGAACGCGTGTGCCGAGACGGGACCTACGACGTAGGTCACGACCGTCGCCGCAGAAACGACGTTGACCATGGCGCCCCAGGACGGGAAGGGCAGGGTCCAGAAGATGGCCATCGCAAACGCGAGCCAGAGCGCCGCGTGCGGAACGCCCGTCTTCTCGTCGACGCTGCCAAACACGCGGAAGAACGTGCGGTTTCTGGCCCAACCAAAGATAACCCGGGTCGTGGCCGACAGATAGATGTTCGCCGTGCCAGAAGGCGAAATGAAGGCATCAAACAGGATCAACCATGCGAGCCACGTGAAGCCCAACACGACCGCGATGTCATGGAAGGGCAGCTTAAAGACGTTGTCGACATTGGCCCACCCCTGACCGATTTTGTCGGACGGAATGGCACCGAGGAACGCAATTTGCAAGAGCTCATAGAGGGCTGCCGACAAAATCACCGCGAGAATGATGGCCATGGGCACGTCGCGCTGAGGGCGCCGCGCTTCCGACGCAAAGCCGACGGACTGCTGGAACCCTAGGTACGCAAAGATGATGCCGGACGTCGATACCGCCGCCTCAATGCCAGAGAAGCCAAACGGCGCAAAACCGTGCGAATGGAAATTTACGCCTTTGAACTGCGTGAGCAACGTGATGACCGTAATGACGGGCACGATGAACTTAAATGCCGTGATGATGGTGTTGGTCTTGCCAAACAGCTTGACGCCGAAATAGTTGATGAGAAAGAAGATGGCGAGCAAAGCCAGCTGAACAAACCAACCGAGGACGGTCGGATTGCTGCTCTGCGGTTGCGTCAGCTGCGGCCACCACGCCGTCGCGTATTGGCGCGCCGCCTCGACCTCAATCCCTGCCACGCTCGAAAACGCCACGAGCGAGGCAAAACCGAGGAGATACCCGATGAGCGGACCGTGTGAATACAGCGGATACCGCACCGAACCACCTGCACGCGGGATGGAACCGCCAAGCTCCGCATACACGAGTCCCAAGAGAATGACGGCCACCGCTCCGATGAGCCAGCTCAGCGTGCCGCCAGGGCCCGCGGTGGAAGCGACCCTCGCCGATGCGAAGAGCCACCCCGAACCGATAATGGATCCCAACCCCACAAACGTGAGATCCATCAGTGAAAGCTGTTTTCGAAGTTTACCTTGCTGCAACGAACATCCCCCTAACGTGATGTCATCGTACACGCGAACTCTCTGCGGCGCTCCTCTGCTCGCACTCAACTTGCGCCAGGGAGGACTCCCGTTGTGTCTCAAATGCGAAAATTCAATGCAAAAGTCCGATCCAAGCCTTCAACCGCGGGAACGCCATCCCCATGCGCTGTTTGACGGTCTGCGAATCTCTCCCAATTCACCTCCCATTTTAAATATGTAAAGTTTTCTTTCAATTCTGCGCCGCCTCGGAGCTATTATATCATCCAACGTTCATTTGTCGAACCTCAGGGATGGCTTCACGCAAAAATTTTTTCGATTTTTGTCGAAATGAAAGCGTTATACTGAACTTCCGCACAGCGAAGCTTTTGCCAGCGCCCTCGACTGGCGAAAAAAAGCTACATCGCATGGCACATTTCCCGACGCGGCGGCCGCTAGTGCCCAATGTGCAGGATGTGGAGCAGATTCACGCCGCGCTCTGAAGCCGTCATTCCCGTGCCGTACCCGGCCAGCGACAAGAAGCATAACCACCCTACCCACGCAAAAAAGGTCAGGAACCCCCGGCCGCGCGTCCCTTTCGGCACGCGCAGCCGCCAGGCCCACAACCCAACCGACAACACAAAGCTTGCCCCGGCGATGAACCAAAGCTCGCGGCTCATGTCGCTTCCCGCTCCAATCCCTGACGCACACGCTCATTTCGCAGGACGGGCAGGATGCGTTGGGGATCCAACGTGCGCTTTGGGGTATGCGTAGACGGATCGTCCGGATTGAACTGCTCCAGGTATTCCAGCACTTCCTTGGTGACCGCGGTCGGCGTGCTCGCGCCGGACGTGACCGCCACGCGCTTGGCTGTCATCAGCCACTCCGGTCGAATCTCGCTCACGTCGGCAACACGGTACGCCTTGACCCCGGCGATCTCCTCGGCCACCTGCGCCAAGCGATTCGAGTTGTTGCTGCGCGGATCCCCGACCACGATGCACACGTCCGCCTGACCGGCCTGCTCGGCCACCGCTTGCTGGCGAAGCTGGGTAGCCAGGCAGATTTCGTTGTGCACCTCGGCGGTGGGGTATTTGCGGCACACGAGCTCCGTGAGTTCGCGGGTATCCCACTGACTCATCGTGGTCTGATTGGTCACGACAATTTTATCCGTGTCAAGCGCGAGCGCTTCAATATCTTCCTTGTTTTCGACGAGGTGCACATGTTCGGGCGCCACACCCATTGCGCCCTCCGGCTCGGGATGGCCCCGCCGCCCGATGTACACAATCTCGTATCCCTGCGCGACCTTTTCGCGAATGAGCTCATGCGTCCGGTTCACGTCCGGGCACGTGGCGTCGAGCACCGTCAGGCCCTTCTCGCGCGCCCGGCGCTTCACTTCGGGCGACACGCCGTGAGCTGTGAAGATGACGGTCCCACGGTCAATTTTCTCCAGTAAGGAGAGGCGATCCGCGCCGTCGAGCGTGATCACGCCCTCGCGCGCAAACGCATCCACCACATGCTGGTTGTGCACAATCATGCCCAGGATGTAAATGGGCCGCGGCAGCCGCTTATCTTCAGCCGCCCGTTTGGCGATCACCATCGCGTCCACCACTCCATAGCAGTAACCGCGAGGCGTAATTTTGACGACCTCCATCAGCCATGCCCCCTCGTCTCCATCATACCCCAAACGACGTTCACGGGCACGCCGAGCTTACCGCCTCCACTCGTGCAACAGGCGCTGCTTCAGGTCCCAGAGCGGCTTGGACAAGTCGACGTGGTACTCGTGCGGATTCAGGTGTCGCCTCACCTCGGACGAGAACGCGGAAATTTGCGTTTCAACCCGGGCCTGGATCTCCTGCACGGTCGGCAGCTCGTAGACCAGCTCGCCCGACACAAAGACGGGACGAAGCAGTTCCTCGATCTCGTAGTTCTGCACCACTTTTCGCTTATACGTGTGAATCGGGTGGAACAGTTCCAACGGCTCGGACGGATCGTACACCTCATCGTCGAGTGCGATGAGGTCGGCCGTCGCCGATCCGTTCACGTACAGGCGCAGGACCTTTTTCTTGCCGGGATTCGTGATCTTGTTCGGGTTCTCGGAGATTTTAATTCGCGGCTCCATCCGATCCCCAAACTGCTGGGCGACGAGCTTGTACACGCAACCGAGCGACGGGCAGTCCTCGCTCGTGATGAGGCGAGTGCCGACGCCCCACGCGTCGATCTCGGCACCCTGCGTCAGAAGGTCGCGGATCGTGTATTCGTCGAGATCGCTCGACGCGATGATTTGAACGTCGGGGAGACCTGCGTCGTTCAACATCTGCCGGGCGCGCTTGGAGAGGTAGGCGAGATCGCCGCTGTCGATGCGGATGGCCTTGAGCGATTGGCCAGCGGCCTTCATCTCCAGCCCAACGCGGATGGCATTGGGGACACCGCTTCGCAGCACGTCGTACGTGTCCACCAGCAACACGGTGTTGTCCGGAAACGCGGCGCGATACGCTTGAAACGCCTCGTACTCGCTGGGGAAACTCTGAATCCAGCTGTGCGCCTGTGTCCCTGCAGCCGGGATGTTGTATGCCTGCGCGGCGAGAACGTTGCTCGTCGCCACACACCCGCCGATGAACGCGGCGCGAGCGCCGAAAATGGCCGCGTCGGCGTTCTGAGACCGCCTGAGCCCCATCTCGATGACGGTGCTGCCAGGATGTTTCACGTTCGTCCGGGCCGCCTCGACGATCCGCCGCGCCTTGGTGGCAATCAGGCTCTGATGATTGATGAAGGCCAACACCGCTGACTCAATCAGCTGAACCTCCGCGATGGGACCCTCCACGCGCAGAATGGGCTCGTTTGGAAACACCACGGTGCCCTCAGGCACCGCATACACGTCGCCGCGAAATCGGAAATGCCGCAGATAATCGAGAAAATCGTCGGAGAACATCCGGAGCGAGCGAAGATACGCGATATCGTCCTCCGAAAATGACAGCTGATGAATGTACCACACCACCTGCTCCAGGCCGGCGGCGATGACATAGCCGTTGCCGCACGGGTTCCTGCGGTAAAACAGATCGAACACCACGCGATTTTCGTGGCGTCCAGCCCGAAAGTGGCCGTACATCATGGTCAATTGATATAAGTCCGTGAGCAACGTCAGATGGCGATCCCGATACACCGGCAACGCTCCTATCTCCTCAACTCGCGCCCTCGCGCGTTCCTTCGTGTCCATCGGCTCATCCCACCCCTGGCTCGACTCATGGCCTCGCGTCAATCGGCTGTCAGGCGCGCCCCGAGGGTCCGGAGCAACTCGCCGTCGGATCCCGCGCACACGTCGCGCACGCCGAGCGCATACGGTTCGCCTCGCATCGACTGGATCACGCCGCCCGCCTCTTGGACGAGGAGCGCGCCGGCCGCGAGATCCCATGCGTTGAGATCGAACTCCCAAAACACGTCGATCCGGCCCGCCGCCACGTACGCCAAATGCAGTGCGGCGGCGCCGAGCGTTCGCAGGCTCTTGACCTCGGAAATCACATCTGCCGCGCGGTGCATGACCTGCTGACGGTGGCGATGCCGAACTGGCAGGCCCGTCGCCATCACCGCGCGCCGGAGTTCGCGCACGCCCGACACACGGATGGGTTTGCCTGGCCAGCGCGCCGAGGGCGACTCGAGCCACGCGCGGATATCCTCCCCTCCCGCCGCATACGCCCCCTCGCCCCGCAACGCGTAAAACCACTCATCTCGGTAGGGATCGAGAATCACACCAAACCGCACTTCGCCGGCGCGGGCGTAGGCGATCGAGATGACGCTGAGCGGCAGCTGGTGGACGAAGTTGGTCGTGCCGTCGAGCGGATCGACAATCCACAGGTCCTCGCAGTCGACACACCCTTCCAGGGCCTCCACGGCCGCCTCTCGGCCAGGGCGAACACCCTCTTCTCCGAGAATGCGGTGCGTGTCAAACGCCTCGGAGAGCGTGCGGCGAATCGCCTCTTCGCAGGCGCGATCGACGTCCGTCACCACGTCCGCCAGAGACGATTTGGTCTCCACCACGAGTTCCGTTCGATAGCGCGTGATGATGTGATCGCCCGCCGCACGTGCGGCTCGAAAGCCGACCGCGGCGAGCGAAACGTAAGACGCCTCCAACATGTGTCACGTTCCTTTCTCAGTCGTCGCCCTTAAAGAAATGCCAGTCGAGCTTCGACTGCTCGAGCAACGCTTCAAACGACACCTCTTCGTCGCGGGGATTGAGAAGTTCCTCAAACGACACGTCGTCGTCTTCCGACGGGGCGCGCTTCGCGCCCCTGGCCACGCCTGACTTCTTCGGCGCGCGCTGCGGCGCGGGAGCGGCGGGCTGTTCCTGCGGTTCGAGGGCCTGCCGGAGCGCCAACAGCTTTTGTGCCACCTCTCCGTCCAGCGCCTCTTCGAGCTGGACCGTTGACCGGTTGGGCAACGGGGGTTCCTCTGCCTGGGGCTTCGGCTCTTCGCCGCGCGCATAGGCGGGCTTATCCAGCCCATCTTCGTCCCGCTGTTTCAAGGGTTTCCGTTTGGCCATCGCACATGCCCCCATTCCCTAGCTTCGGCCTGGCGGTCTACGACACACCTGGCATCTTCGCGAACGCGAACGAGCCGCGCGAGATGAACTGACCTATCCGATTTGCTACAATACCCGTAGTTTGGTCCGATGACAAGCAGAGGAGGCGCATTCCCATTGCGGACTTTTTTCTGGGTACTATTCTGGGTGGCCGTCGTGGTCGTCGGCATTGAGACCTTCATCCCCCGGAGCGTATGAGCCACGATGTAGGCGCCGGCGCGATGGGCCCTATCGTCGTGCGGCGCCTCTCCCGCGTCCCTCCGTTGACGACACCTCCCGCTGAGACACCTCCCGCTGAGACACCTCCCGCTGAGACACCTCCCGCTGAGACACCTCCCGCTGAGACACCTCCCGCTGAGACACCTCCCGGCCAAAGCCAGAGCACCCTGCCATATGCGCGCTCCGCCGGCATGGAAAAACTGGCGAATCGCCGCTGCCCGCGGTATACTGGGGATAAGATGGCCTTTACACGGGAAGACGGCATGAAGGGGGGCTGCGGAAATGGAGGTCTACCGCTCAGACGCGTGGTCGAACGCTCATTTTCGGGTGAAAGACACGCTTGCGGCGTTGTTGAACGAAATGCGGGACTGCGGATATAACCCGAGCCACCACATTTCGTATGACGCAGACGAACACCACTTGCTGGTCGATCCTGTCATCCTCCACAAACACCCGTCCATCAAACAGGTGTACCTTGAATACCTGGACGCGTGCCACGAGCGAGACAAGGCCGTCGAACGAATCCAGCAGTTGCCCAAGCTTGATCTCGGGTTTACCAACTAAACCAAAAACCGCATGAACGCCAAAACGACGACGTGCCGCTTCTACACTTGAAGCGGCACGTCGTCGTGCATGACATCCGCGAGCGAAAGCTGATCGAGGGCTCGCGCGATGGCCTTGGTCACCCGCACCCAGACGCTTCGCGCGTGACACCCCGCGTAGAGATCGCACGAAGCGCTGTCGGGATCGGCGTCGTCCACACACGCGATGGGCGCGAGCGATCCCTCCAAGACCCGCACCAATTCCCCGACCGAGATCTCTTCCGCCGGACGGCTGAGGTGATAGCCGCCGTTGACACCGCGCACGCTCGTCACGAGATTCGCGCGGCGCAGTTTCGCCATGATCTGGTCCAGGAACGGCTCGGGAATCGCCTCCGCTTCCGCGATGGCACGAAGCGGGATGGGCCGCTCGTGCCCCGCCATCCTCGCGAGCGCGACCATGGCCCTCAGGCCGTACTCCGTTCGGCTTGAAATCTTCAAGTTATCCCTCCGTTCCGCGCCGAGCGCGGAGGGCGGGATCGGCGAAGAGTTCAGCCCTCGTCGTCGATCCACACTTCTCCGCCGCGCACCTCCACCGGATACGTCTGCAGCGGAATCACGCAGGGGAGCGACTTTGGCTCGCCCGTGCGAATATCAAACTTGCCCCCGTGCCGCGGACAGTGCACGATATGCCCTTCCAGGCGGCCCTCCGTGAGCGACTGGGCCGCGTGCGTGCACACGTCCGACGTCGCGTAAAAACCATCCTCGGCGTGGTAGATGGCGACATCGTCGTAGGGAAGCTCGACGCGCTTCATCTCGCCCACGCCGATCTCGGCCACGTCCGCCACCTTGATCCAAGCCATCAGCCGATCGAACCTTCCATTTCGAGTTTGATCAGGCGGTTCATCTCCACCGCGTACTCCATGGGCAATTCGCGCGTGAAGGGCTCGATGAAGCCCATGACGATCATGCGGGTTGCCTCTTCCTCCGGGATGCCGCGGCTCATCAGGTAGAACAACTGCTCCTCGCTCACCTTGGACACGGAAGCCTCGTGTTCCAGGGTCACGTCGTCATTCATGATCTCGTTGTACGGGATGGTATCCGACGTCGAGTTGTCGTCGAGGATCAGCGTGTCGCACTTGATGTTGGCCTTCGCGCCCTTCGCGTTGGGCCCGAAGCTCGCGAGCCCTCGATACGTCGTCTTGCCCCCGTGCTTGCTAATGGACTTCGACACGATGGTCGAGGTGGTGTTCGGCGCCAAGTGCACGACCTTCGCACCCGCGTCTTGGTGCTGGCCGCGGCCGGCCACCGCGATGGACAGGACCATCGCCTTCGCGCCCTCTTCCTTCATGTAGACGGACGGATACTTCATCGTCAATTTGGAACCGATGTTGCCGTCGACCCACTCCATGGTGGCGTTGCGATACGCCACGGCGCGCTTCGTCACCAGGTTGTAGATGTTCGGCGCCCAGTTCTGAATGGTGGTGTAGCGGCAGCGCGCGCCGCTCTTCACGATGATCTCGACCACGGCGCTGTGCAACGAATTCGTGCTGTAAATGGGTGCCGTGCAACCCTCGACGTAGTGCACGAAGCTGTCTTCGTCGCAGATGATGAGCGTGCGCTCGAACTGGCCCATGTTCTCCGAGTTGATCCGGAAGTACGCCTGCAGAGGCACTTCGCAGCGGACGCCCTTGGGGACATAGATGAAGCTGCCGCCGCTCCACACCGCGCTGTTCAGCGCAGCAAACTTGTTGTCTTCGGGCGGCACGACCGTCCCAAAGTACTCCTTGAATAACTCTGGATACTCGCGCAGGGCGCTGTCGGTATCCATGAAGATGACGCCCATCTTCTCGAGGTCCTGGCGCATCGAGTGATACACCACTTCCGACTCGTACTGCGCCGACACGCCGGCCAAGAACTTCTGCTCAGCCTCGGGAATCCCTAGCCGGTCGAAGGTCCGCTTGATCTCCTCCGGCACTTCGTCCCACGAGCGGCCCTTCTTCTCCGTCGGTTTCACGTAATACGTGATGTCGTCGAAGTTGAGCTCGCTCAAGTCACCGCCCCACGTGGGCATCGGCTTCTGTTCAAAAATCTCGAGCGCGCGCAGGCGGAAATCCGTCATCCACCCCGGCTCGTTTTTCATCATGGAGATTTGCTCCACCGTCTTGCGCGACAGCCCCTTGTCGAGCTTCGCCACGGCGATGTCGGGATCGTGAAACCCGTACTGGTACTCTTCCATTTCCGGCAGCACTTTCGCCATGTCAATCCCCCCAGACTGGCGGCCAAAACCGCCTGTTGCTCGGATCACTCACCCAACGTTTCTTCTTCGACTCGACCGCCCTGCGGGACGGATGCGGCGCGTTCGAGCGCCTGCCACGCCAGCGTCGCACACTTGATCCGGGCCGGAAACTTTCGCACGCCCTGCAGCGCCTCAAGTTCCCCCAGTTCGTCGAGATCGACCTCTTCGCCGCGCATCATGGCGCGAAACTCGTGCGCGAGGCGGACGGCGTCCTCCACGGGCTTGCCTTTGATGGCTTCCGTCATCATGGATGCCGACGCCATGGAAATGGAACATCCGCTGCCCAAGAAACGCACGTCTTCGACCACGCCGTCATTCACGAGCAACTGCAGGTGGATCTCGTCTCCGCAACTCGGGTTGCGCAGATCGACCGAAATGGCCCCGTCGTCGAGCGTACCGCGGTTGCGCGGATGCTGGTAATGGTCCATGATCACCTGGCGATACAGATCATCCAATTGCATGGCCAAAAAACTCCTTTGCCTCGAGGACGGCATCCACGAGCGCATCGACGTCTTCCTCGGTGTTGTACAGGTAAAAGCTCGCGCGCGCGGTTGCCGGGACGTTGAACAAGCGCATCAGCGGCTGTGCGCAGTGGTGACCTGCTCGAATGGCCACGCCACGCGAATCGAGGACCGTGGCGAGATCGTGCGGATGGACGCGTCCCAAGTTGAACGTCACCAGCCCTGCGCGAGACTGCCCCGGCGGCGGTCCGAAGATGGTGACGCCGTCGATCTCGGCGAGCCGCTCGACGGCCTTCGCCGCAAGCGCCGCGTCGTGCCGCTCGATGTGCTCCATCCCCACCTGTTCAAGGTAGTCCATCGCAGCAGCGAGCCCGATGGCGCCCGCGATGATCGGTGTGCCGCCCTCGAACTTCCACGGCGCCTCTTTCCACGTCGACTCATACAAGTCGACGACGTCGATCATCTCGCCGCCGAAGTAGGTCGGCTCCATCTCCGCCAGCCGTTCCGCCTTGCCGTACAGCACGCCAATGCCCGTGGGCCCGAGCATCTTGTGGCCCGAGAAGGCGAGAAAGTCGCAGTCCATCGCGACGACGTCGGTCGGCATGTGCGGAACGCTCTGGGCGCCGTCGACCACCACGATAGCCCCGTGGCGATGCGCGATTTCAGCGATCTCTCGCACGGGATTGACCGTGCCAAGCACGTTGGACACGTGCGCGATGGCCACAATCCTGGTCCGATCCGTCACCGCCGCCTCGACGTCCTCCAGCCGGATGGTCCCATCCGGCTGCAGCGGCAGGTAGCGGAGCGTCGCCCCCGTCGCCCTCGCCGCCTGCTGCCACGGGATGAGGTTCGAGTGGTGCTCACTCGGCGGCAGGACGATTTCGTCGCCCTCCCGCAGCTTGGCGCGCGCATACCCGTGCGCGATCATGTTGAGCGACTCGGTCGTCCCGCGCGTGAACACGACCTCCTGCGGCGATCTCGCCCGGATGAATCGCGCCACCCGTTCGCGCGCCGACTCGTACGCTTCAGTCGCGCGCGAACCCAGCGTGTGCAC
Proteins encoded:
- a CDS encoding APC family permease, with product MDLTFVGLGSIIGSGWLFASARVASTAGPGGTLSWLIGAVAVILLGLVYAELGGSIPRAGGSVRYPLYSHGPLIGYLLGFASLVAFSSVAGIEVEAARQYATAWWPQLTQPQSSNPTVLGWFVQLALLAIFFLINYFGVKLFGKTNTIITAFKFIVPVITVITLLTQFKGVNFHSHGFAPFGFSGIEAAVSTSGIIFAYLGFQQSVGFASEARRPQRDVPMAIILAVILSAALYELLQIAFLGAIPSDKIGQGWANVDNVFKLPFHDIAVVLGFTWLAWLILFDAFISPSGTANIYLSATTRVIFGWARNRTFFRVFGSVDEKTGVPHAALWLAFAMAIFWTLPFPSWGAMVNVVSAATVVTYVVGPVSAHAFRRTAPDLDRPFKLKGMAVIGPLSFIIASLIVYWTGWSTDSWLLGSMLVMFVLYIVFQKFVPKDVVSFGDQLRSSWWLAVYFAVMIILSYLGTFGGIKAIPAPWDQIVVVVVSLALYYWGVNSALPKAVFDDDQVVDEEINAAVL
- a CDS encoding 4-hydroxy-3-methylbut-2-enyl diphosphate reductase → MEVVKITPRGYCYGVVDAMVIAKRAAEDKRLPRPIYILGMIVHNQHVVDAFAREGVITLDGADRLSLLEKIDRGTVIFTAHGVSPEVKRRAREKGLTVLDATCPDVNRTHELIREKVAQGYEIVYIGRRGHPEPEGAMGVAPEHVHLVENKEDIEALALDTDKIVVTNQTTMSQWDTRELTELVCRKYPTAEVHNEICLATQLRQQAVAEQAGQADVCIVVGDPRSNNSNRLAQVAEEIAGVKAYRVADVSEIRPEWLMTAKRVAVTSGASTPTAVTKEVLEYLEQFNPDDPSTHTPKRTLDPQRILPVLRNERVRQGLEREAT
- a CDS encoding YtrH family sporulation protein, which gives rise to MWNSIAENCVLDFLVSMGLVIGGALFGGLAALLTHHDPQVAMQTLASDLKVWAIVAALGGSMDVLRVIDRGVFGLHLGPMVRQLIYLFAAFVGCHVGYIVIQWLTEGRSSS
- a CDS encoding nicotinate phosphoribosyltransferase, with translation MDTKERARARVEEIGALPVYRDRHLTLLTDLYQLTMMYGHFRAGRHENRVVFDLFYRRNPCGNGYVIAAGLEQVVWYIHQLSFSEDDIAYLRSLRMFSDDFLDYLRHFRFRGDVYAVPEGTVVFPNEPILRVEGPIAEVQLIESAVLAFINHQSLIATKARRIVEAARTNVKHPGSTVIEMGLRRSQNADAAIFGARAAFIGGCVATSNVLAAQAYNIPAAGTQAHSWIQSFPSEYEAFQAYRAAFPDNTVLLVDTYDVLRSGVPNAIRVGLEMKAAGQSLKAIRIDSGDLAYLSKRARQMLNDAGLPDVQIIASSDLDEYTIRDLLTQGAEIDAWGVGTRLITSEDCPSLGCVYKLVAQQFGDRMEPRIKISENPNKITNPGKKKVLRLYVNGSATADLIALDDEVYDPSEPLELFHPIHTYKRKVVQNYEIEELLRPVFVSGELVYELPTVQEIQARVETQISAFSSEVRRHLNPHEYHVDLSKPLWDLKQRLLHEWRR
- a CDS encoding M24 family metallopeptidase — its product is MDVYEQRRVKLAEACKRQGWKGAVLSHPANWSYFTGVRLEAGERLACLVVDGAGKPFALAHEMFAAWLERMGIPYGLWRDGEQAHALLARKLGQGGTWGVDGGLPAFHLLPLMNLVQDVSFDLADAAVVALRLRKDPQEIERLREASRRADEVVHRIRAHIRPGVSELELAEELSRIWREVGSPGMSFPPIVAAGEGGAEPHHEPGARTLAAGDAVIVDTGGFCEGYVSDITRTFFLGTPSEEFVAVYHAVLQANRSAIAAVRPGVKFCEIDRAARRVIEEAGFGAYFTHRTGHGVGLDIHEPPYVDAANDREVEPGMVFSIEPGIYLPGKFGVRIEDLVVATEEGALVLNGAPKDLHDVILPV
- a CDS encoding DUF1811 family protein, whose translation is MLYSEMSKEQLRQEMAELQRKGREAYDQENWSEYEIYMTRWYLAKSYEIKDEAHIEIGRTYRIAEEYDRLTVTALEGVMAWGIRQMTGETAAVPIAQLEDEA